Proteins co-encoded in one Fibrobacter sp. UWT2 genomic window:
- a CDS encoding HsdR family type I site-specific deoxyribonuclease, whose translation MVFNKEIDFEHALIELLTHYGWKSEIIKNPTEKDLLQNWANILFENNRGIDRLNDYPLTDGEMQQIIEQINNLKTPLLLNGFINGGSVAITRDNPDDAAHFGKEVSLKIYDRLEIQGGQSRYQIAEQPKFPTKSKILNDRRGDLMLLVNGMPVVHIELKKSGVPVSQAAYQIEKYANEGIFSGLFALVQIFVAMNPDETLYFANPGPEGKFNPDFYFHWADFNNEPINDWKDIASSLLSIPMVHWMVGFYTVADGSDGILKVMRSYQYYAAREISTKVKSIKWEGDDQLGGYIWHTTGSGKTMTSFKSAQLIATSKDADKVVFLMDRIELGTQSLKEYRNFAGAGLSEQQKANTVQETEDTVVLIGKLKSDNPADTLIVTSIQKMSNVSEDFKKLKATDLAVITSKRIVFIVDECHRSVFGDMLLTIKHTFPKAIFFGFTGTPIQDENQVQKNTTATVFGNELHRYSIADGIRDGNVLGFDPYKVLTFADDDLRTQVALEQAKAKTVEEAFANSAKKKKFLEFKNKVPMAGHYESDGSYTKGIEDYVPLVQYRTEVHQSKVVEDILKNWFVLSQNGKFHAIFATSSIPEALEYYKRIKAVKPDLKVTALFDPSIDNEDGATIKENGLKELIEDYNERYNQKFTIPTWAKMKKDIAARLAHKKPYERIEREPEKQIDLLIVVNQMLTGFDSKWINTLYLDKILEYANVIQAFSRTNRLFGKDEKPFGTIKYYRKPHTMEKNIEAAVKLYSGNKPLGLFAQRLGKNLLLMNSFFAQIKDLFELAGIPNFEKLPEDPAERKKFASLFKEFNDYLAAARIQGFTWDKLTYKVEVDNSGKKQEITLALNETTYLIFAMRYKELFSGKSGSGSDDVPYDIDGYLTTIDTGKIDSDYMNSRFEKFFKLLQTKGVDADDLEKAEAELHKTFATLTQEEQKYADMFLHDIQSGDVKPEKGKTLRDYITDYMGKAHDDKIHRFAKTFGFDEKMLRVLMSQDVNAANINEYGRLDALKNSVKDTSAAARYFENTSGRKLSIPKVKIKLDDYLRKFILEGGFDLE comes from the coding sequence ATGGTTTTCAACAAAGAAATTGACTTTGAACATGCGCTCATTGAATTGCTGACGCATTACGGCTGGAAATCGGAGATTATCAAGAATCCGACCGAAAAAGACCTACTCCAAAATTGGGCAAACATTCTGTTCGAAAATAATCGCGGCATAGACCGCCTTAATGATTATCCGCTCACAGACGGCGAGATGCAGCAGATTATCGAACAAATCAATAACCTGAAAACGCCCTTGCTCTTAAACGGCTTTATTAACGGTGGCAGTGTCGCCATTACGCGAGACAATCCTGATGATGCCGCCCATTTTGGCAAAGAAGTTTCTTTGAAAATCTATGACCGTCTTGAAATTCAAGGTGGTCAAAGCCGCTATCAAATCGCGGAACAACCCAAGTTCCCGACAAAATCGAAAATTCTCAATGACCGTCGCGGCGACCTGATGCTCCTTGTCAACGGAATGCCTGTCGTCCATATAGAACTCAAAAAGAGTGGTGTTCCTGTAAGCCAGGCAGCCTATCAAATCGAAAAATATGCGAACGAGGGAATTTTTTCAGGGCTATTTGCGCTGGTGCAAATCTTTGTCGCCATGAATCCTGACGAAACATTGTATTTCGCGAATCCCGGCCCCGAAGGGAAATTCAATCCCGACTTCTATTTTCATTGGGCGGATTTCAACAACGAGCCCATCAATGACTGGAAAGATATTGCATCTTCATTGCTTTCTATTCCGATGGTTCATTGGATGGTTGGTTTTTACACCGTTGCCGACGGCTCCGATGGCATATTGAAAGTCATGCGCAGCTATCAATATTATGCTGCAAGAGAAATTTCTACCAAGGTGAAAAGTATCAAGTGGGAAGGAGACGACCAGCTTGGCGGCTACATTTGGCACACGACCGGTTCCGGCAAAACAATGACATCGTTCAAGTCGGCACAGCTCATCGCAACTTCGAAAGATGCTGACAAGGTTGTTTTCTTGATGGACCGAATTGAACTCGGAACGCAGTCGCTCAAGGAATACCGCAACTTTGCGGGGGCTGGGCTTTCGGAACAGCAAAAGGCAAATACTGTCCAAGAAACCGAAGATACGGTGGTGCTTATCGGAAAACTCAAGAGCGATAATCCCGCCGATACGCTGATAGTGACGTCCATTCAAAAAATGAGCAATGTCAGCGAAGATTTCAAAAAACTGAAAGCGACTGACTTGGCGGTTATCACTTCAAAGCGGATTGTCTTTATCGTTGACGAATGTCACCGCTCTGTTTTCGGAGATATGCTGTTGACCATCAAGCACACTTTCCCGAAAGCGATATTCTTCGGATTTACAGGAACGCCCATTCAAGACGAAAACCAGGTTCAAAAGAATACGACGGCAACCGTATTTGGCAATGAACTCCATCGCTACAGCATTGCAGATGGCATCCGCGATGGAAACGTTCTCGGCTTTGACCCTTATAAGGTATTGACCTTTGCTGACGATGATTTACGAACTCAAGTGGCTTTGGAACAGGCGAAGGCAAAAACAGTAGAAGAGGCTTTTGCAAACTCTGCAAAGAAAAAGAAATTTTTGGAATTCAAGAATAAAGTTCCAATGGCCGGGCATTATGAAAGTGACGGTTCCTATACAAAGGGAATTGAGGATTATGTCCCGCTCGTTCAATACAGAACTGAAGTTCATCAATCTAAAGTTGTCGAAGACATCCTGAAAAATTGGTTTGTCCTTTCGCAGAATGGTAAATTCCACGCCATTTTTGCTACCAGTAGTATTCCCGAAGCCTTGGAATATTACAAGCGGATTAAAGCAGTAAAACCCGATTTGAAGGTAACCGCCCTTTTTGATCCGAGTATCGATAATGAGGATGGTGCAACAATCAAGGAAAACGGCCTGAAGGAATTGATTGAAGATTATAATGAGCGTTATAATCAAAAGTTCACGATTCCCACTTGGGCGAAAATGAAAAAGGATATCGCCGCAAGGCTTGCGCACAAGAAGCCTTACGAACGGATAGAACGTGAGCCTGAAAAACAAATAGATTTGTTGATTGTCGTCAACCAAATGCTGACAGGATTTGATTCCAAATGGATAAACACTTTGTACTTGGATAAAATTCTTGAATACGCCAATGTGATTCAGGCATTCTCCCGCACGAATAGGTTGTTCGGAAAAGACGAAAAACCGTTCGGAACAATCAAGTATTACAGAAAACCGCATACCATGGAAAAGAATATCGAGGCTGCGGTAAAATTGTATTCCGGCAACAAACCCCTGGGCCTTTTTGCACAAAGATTGGGGAAGAACTTGTTGTTGATGAACTCTTTCTTCGCCCAAATTAAAGACTTGTTTGAACTAGCGGGAATACCGAATTTTGAAAAGCTTCCTGAAGATCCTGCCGAAAGGAAGAAATTCGCAAGCCTTTTCAAGGAATTTAACGACTACTTGGCTGCCGCAAGAATTCAAGGTTTTACTTGGGACAAATTGACATATAAGGTTGAAGTAGACAATTCTGGCAAAAAGCAGGAAATAACGCTCGCGTTAAACGAGACGACATATTTGATTTTTGCTATGCGTTACAAGGAATTGTTTAGCGGAAAAAGTGGCTCTGGTAGCGACGACGTCCCTTATGATATCGACGGCTATTTAACTACGATTGATACCGGCAAAATCGATTCAGATTATATGAATTCCCGATTTGAAAAATTTTTCAAGTTGCTGCAAACTAAAGGTGTTGATGCGGATGATTTGGAAAAAGCCGAAGCCGAATTGCATAAGACTTTCGCCACGCTCACACAAGAAGAACAGAAATATGCGGACATGTTCTTGCACGACATCCAAAGTGGCGATGTGAAACCGGAAAAAGGTAAGACGCTACGGGATTACATCACGGATTATATGGGCAAAGCTCACGACGATAAAATCCATCGTTTTGCTAAAACATTTGGATTTGATGAAAAAATGCTCCGTGTCTTGATGTCCCAGGATGTTAACGCGGCAAACATCAACGAATACGGTCGATTAGACGCGCTGAAAAATTCTGTCAAGGATACCAGTGCGGCAGCCCGCTATTTTGAAAATACCAGCGGTCGAAAATTATCAATCCCCAAAGTTAAAATCAAACTCGACGATTATCTCCGAAAATTCATCCTCGAGGGCGGATTTGATTTGGAGTAG
- a CDS encoding metal-dependent transcriptional regulator, whose amino-acid sequence MEQVKLSQSLEDYLEMVHMLRLANGIARVRDIAAALKVKMPSVAKAVIELKKLGLVTQEPYSGIELTSEGALVASQILNRHILLKSFLIKLGVSEAIADKDACCMEHILSAETLEKIEEFVNTPSEPSKKSKTAKSTKK is encoded by the coding sequence ATGGAACAAGTAAAGTTAAGCCAGAGCCTTGAAGACTACTTGGAAATGGTGCACATGCTGCGCCTTGCAAACGGGATTGCCCGTGTCCGCGACATTGCAGCGGCGCTCAAGGTCAAGATGCCGTCGGTGGCGAAGGCGGTAATCGAACTCAAGAAGCTCGGCCTTGTGACGCAGGAGCCTTACAGCGGCATCGAACTCACGTCGGAAGGTGCGCTTGTGGCGTCCCAGATTTTGAACCGTCACATTCTGCTGAAGAGTTTCTTGATCAAGCTCGGCGTGTCCGAGGCGATTGCCGACAAGGACGCCTGCTGCATGGAGCACATTCTTTCGGCGGAGACTCTCGAAAAAATCGAGGAGTTTGTGAACACGCCCAGTGAACCGTCGAAAAAGTCGAAGACCGCTAAATCTACGAAAAAGTAA
- a CDS encoding FeoA family protein, with amino-acid sequence MNNEPKFSELKKGDKAEIIGYNTGDSQYKSKLLSMGLVRGVVLQVLQVAPLGDPVEVSVLSYRLSLRKQEANVLKLRRV; translated from the coding sequence ATGAATAACGAACCGAAGTTTTCGGAACTTAAAAAAGGCGACAAGGCCGAAATTATTGGATACAACACGGGTGATTCTCAGTACAAGTCCAAACTTTTGTCGATGGGGCTTGTGCGCGGCGTGGTGCTGCAGGTTTTGCAGGTGGCACCGCTCGGCGACCCGGTCGAGGTGAGCGTGCTTTCGTACAGGCTTTCGCTCCGTAAACAAGAGGCTAACGTACTCAAGTTGAGGAGAGTCTGA
- the feoB gene encoding Fe(2+) transporter permease subunit FeoB produces MPIEKEVFTIAIAGNPNCGKTALFNSLTGSNQIVGNWPGVTVEKKEGQFKLDNHTIRVVDLPGIYALFANSEDERAALDYLLKGEADLVVNILDATNLERNLFLTSQLMEKGVPMVLAVNMMDIAASRGIHVDLHKLEEILGVTAIGLTAVSPKSCEGFVNDLHKLLHNSRELPLPKAVKHSEVLEKLIEEIAVPLKPVADKLGASPRWTAVQYLEHSGRVLELADELGVEIPHDKIEEDLGEEVEFALADSRYSYARDIAKAVIRDNTNKRTRTDKLDKLFLNRILGIPLFLIAMYLVFWFAVKIGSAFIDFFDILFGGIFVDGMTELLTKIGAPGVVVALLANGIGTGIQTVSTFIPVIFFMFLCLSFLEDSGYMSRAAFVADRFMRFLGLPGKAFVPMIVGFGCSVPALMGTRTLENKRERFLTLFLVPFMSCGARLPVYALFGAAFFGESAGTLVFGIYLTGIVIALIYGLLLRHTLFMGKESTFIMELPPYHLPKVRNLFRHAWLRLKEFVFRAGKVVLIMVTVLGFMGSVGTDGSFGNDNNEKSVLSAVGTVITPVFEPFGVERDNWPASVALFTGLFAKEAIVGTLNSLYAIEGTGDANATNVAEKAGEAAAAETAADEGFSLKSTVKEALVSIPANLVEVFTSIANPLGVKAAIEESEGAGNEGAYKTMQAHFNLGRFQVLAYLLFILLYVPCLAAMGTAFRELGRFYGTLMMVFQTVIGWSLSVLFFQVTCGHSIALIVTSVVLLAGVVVSLILIGRDQRKKKVFE; encoded by the coding sequence ATGCCTATCGAGAAAGAAGTTTTCACGATTGCGATTGCAGGCAACCCGAACTGCGGAAAGACCGCTCTGTTCAACTCGTTGACCGGCTCAAACCAAATTGTGGGCAACTGGCCGGGCGTGACTGTCGAAAAAAAGGAAGGCCAGTTTAAGCTCGACAACCACACGATTCGCGTGGTGGACTTGCCGGGTATCTACGCGCTGTTTGCAAACTCCGAAGACGAGCGTGCTGCTCTCGATTACCTGCTCAAGGGCGAAGCGGATTTGGTCGTGAACATTCTGGATGCCACGAACCTGGAGCGCAACCTGTTCCTCACGAGCCAGCTGATGGAAAAGGGCGTGCCGATGGTCTTGGCGGTGAACATGATGGATATCGCGGCGAGTCGCGGCATCCATGTGGACCTGCACAAGCTCGAAGAAATCCTCGGCGTGACGGCGATTGGCCTCACGGCGGTTTCGCCCAAGAGTTGCGAAGGCTTCGTGAACGATTTGCACAAACTGCTGCATAACAGCCGCGAGCTTCCGCTCCCGAAGGCGGTCAAGCATTCCGAAGTCCTGGAAAAGCTGATTGAAGAAATTGCGGTGCCGCTCAAGCCCGTAGCCGACAAACTAGGGGCAAGCCCGCGCTGGACGGCGGTGCAGTATCTGGAGCATAGCGGACGAGTGCTGGAACTTGCCGACGAACTCGGTGTCGAAATCCCGCACGACAAGATTGAAGAAGACTTGGGCGAAGAGGTGGAATTTGCATTGGCCGATTCCCGCTATTCCTATGCCCGCGATATCGCCAAGGCGGTGATTCGCGACAACACCAACAAGCGCACACGAACGGACAAACTCGACAAGCTCTTCTTGAACCGCATCTTGGGAATCCCGCTTTTCCTCATTGCCATGTATCTGGTGTTCTGGTTTGCGGTGAAGATCGGCAGCGCGTTTATCGATTTCTTCGACATTTTGTTCGGTGGAATTTTCGTGGACGGCATGACGGAACTGTTGACGAAGATTGGCGCTCCGGGCGTTGTCGTGGCGCTGTTGGCGAACGGCATCGGTACGGGCATCCAGACGGTATCGACGTTCATTCCGGTCATCTTCTTCATGTTCCTTTGCCTTTCGTTCCTTGAAGATTCCGGCTATATGTCGCGTGCGGCGTTTGTGGCGGATCGCTTTATGCGGTTCCTCGGGCTCCCGGGAAAGGCTTTCGTGCCGATGATTGTGGGCTTTGGCTGCTCGGTGCCTGCGCTCATGGGCACGCGTACGCTCGAAAACAAGCGTGAAAGGTTCCTTACTTTGTTCCTGGTGCCGTTCATGAGCTGCGGCGCTCGCCTCCCGGTGTATGCGCTGTTTGGCGCGGCGTTCTTCGGCGAAAGCGCAGGGACGCTCGTGTTCGGAATTTACTTGACGGGCATCGTTATTGCGTTGATTTATGGCCTGCTTTTGCGCCATACGCTTTTCATGGGCAAGGAATCGACGTTTATCATGGAACTGCCGCCATACCATCTGCCCAAGGTGCGTAACCTTTTCCGCCACGCATGGCTCCGCCTCAAAGAATTCGTTTTCCGCGCGGGTAAGGTCGTGCTCATTATGGTGACGGTGCTCGGCTTTATGGGTTCCGTCGGTACTGACGGTAGTTTCGGTAACGACAACAACGAAAAGTCGGTGCTGAGTGCCGTGGGTACGGTGATTACGCCGGTGTTTGAACCTTTCGGAGTCGAACGCGACAACTGGCCCGCTTCGGTGGCTCTTTTTACGGGGCTCTTCGCAAAAGAGGCGATTGTCGGAACGCTCAATTCGTTGTACGCCATCGAGGGTACGGGCGACGCTAACGCTACTAACGTTGCTGAAAAAGCGGGGGAGGCTGCCGCTGCCGAAACCGCTGCGGACGAAGGCTTTAGCCTGAAATCTACGGTAAAAGAAGCTCTCGTAAGCATCCCCGCGAACTTAGTGGAAGTCTTTACCTCCATTGCGAACCCGCTGGGAGTCAAGGCTGCGATTGAAGAATCCGAAGGTGCTGGAAACGAAGGCGCGTACAAGACCATGCAGGCGCATTTCAACCTGGGGCGTTTCCAGGTGTTGGCATACTTACTATTTATATTGCTCTACGTGCCGTGTCTTGCTGCCATGGGAACCGCCTTCCGTGAACTCGGGCGCTTCTACGGAACGCTCATGATGGTGTTTCAGACGGTTATCGGCTGGAGTCTCTCGGTGCTGTTCTTCCAGGTGACCTGCGGACATTCCATCGCGCTGATTGTGACCTCGGTGGTGCTCCTCGCCGGTGTGGTCGTGAGCCTCATTTTGATCGGTCGCGATCAACGCAAGAAGAAAGTGTTTGAATGA
- the gltB gene encoding glutamate synthase large subunit produces MNAQALYDPANEHDACGVGLVANINNVASHQIVLQGITVLKRLMHRGAASSDPETGDGAGLLLSMPHKFFRKLYPNLPARYGVAMYFVENTLAADALDAEIKRVAESEGVDVIQFREVPVNPATIGHTARETLPHIRQVFFDGSKFKTNEEFDIKLYVVRRLVEKTCKGVYVCSCSRKSIVYKGLLLASQIEGFYKDLNDLDFESPLALVHQRYSTNTFPTWPLAHPFRYLAHNGEINTLRGNLNSLRAREPLLKSEVIGDDLPKLLPLIMPGQSDSASLDNMFELLVAAGRSLPHAMMMLLPQAWGQKHYLGRDVRGFFEYESMLMEPWDGPAAVAFSDGVNAGAILDRNGLRPARYTLCKDGLFVMASETGVLDLQDDEVEEKGRLKPGEIIYLDLENHHILKNAEMKAYVARSKPYRRWVAENKMSVRGLFIEINPADVPDDILVQQKRFGYSAEDLSIILQPMAKNGAEPIGSMGNDAALAVLSDKPQPLFNYFKQLFAQVTNPPIDPIREELVMSLTTYIGNHGNILEETPEQAHLIKIPRPIVTEDEIRRFENIGDKAFKAKELKMQFPLGGNGEVLEAALQNLAGDAVRAVNDGFDIIVLTDKNIDWGYVPIPSLLATASVNRALVEAGVRPEIGLVVQSGEVREVMHFALLLGFGATVINPYLAFQSITNMCHNGDLDVDPVTAAANYVKAVDKGLLKIMSKMGISTLRSYRSAQIFEAVGLNKELVEKFLPGTASRIEGIGLEEIATEVGERQKIAFADASKVLQSGGQYAYRKEGEKHLWTPQSLAAFRQAVQGGDYEKFKVYSKLINDQSERQATLRGLFKFKEAAPIDISEVESRESIVKHFVAGAMSLGSLSPEAHETIAIAMNRIGAMSNCGEGGEDPDRDTPAPNGDIRSSAIRQIASGRFGVTIDYLRHAKDLQIKMAQGAKPGEGGQLPAHKVNDFVARIRHSTPNVSLISPPPHHDIYSIEDLAQLIYDLRNSNPKARVSVKLVSEVGVGTVAAGVAKAHADVVLISGHDGGTGASPLTSIKHAGLPWELGIAEAEQTLVLNDLRGRIKLQVDGQLKTGRDIVVAALLGAEEFGFATNLLVSLGCVMDRKCHTNQCPMGIATQDADFRKRFAGKPEYVENFLFFIADEVREILASLGLRSLEEACGRSDLLEKDSAIAFYKAKNLDFSKIFETVKGGVKSFDKNYVKEELVNFDRRELLPFVKETLEKGTAVELSAMVHNTDRTVGTELSGEVDEHFGEKGLPEDTIRIHLQGVAGQSFGAFLAPGVTLDLEGEANDFMGKGLSGGKIIVRPPHNATFKAEDNVIAGNVIGYGGTSGKVFINGLAGERFGIRNSGMLLVSEGVGDHGCEYMTGGRVVVLGRVGVNFAAGMTGGFAYVYDETGHFDLSCNVGSVDLESVLAGTDSERELIDFIEQHVQATGSEKGKRILENWNSERPKFVKIFPVDYRNALQGKVK; encoded by the coding sequence ATGAACGCTCAAGCACTTTACGATCCGGCCAACGAACACGACGCCTGCGGTGTCGGCCTAGTTGCCAATATTAATAATGTTGCCTCGCACCAGATTGTGTTGCAGGGTATTACGGTCTTGAAAAGGCTCATGCACCGCGGTGCGGCTAGTAGCGACCCTGAAACGGGTGATGGCGCTGGCCTTTTGCTTTCTATGCCGCATAAGTTCTTCCGCAAGCTGTACCCGAATCTTCCGGCCCGTTACGGCGTGGCCATGTACTTTGTCGAAAATACGCTTGCCGCCGACGCCCTGGATGCCGAAATCAAGCGTGTTGCCGAATCTGAAGGTGTAGATGTCATTCAGTTCCGCGAAGTTCCGGTGAACCCCGCTACCATCGGTCACACGGCCCGCGAAACCTTGCCGCATATTCGCCAGGTGTTCTTTGACGGCTCCAAGTTCAAGACCAACGAAGAATTCGATATCAAGCTTTACGTGGTGCGCCGCCTGGTCGAAAAGACCTGCAAGGGCGTGTATGTTTGCAGCTGCAGCCGCAAGAGCATCGTTTACAAGGGTCTGTTGCTTGCAAGCCAGATCGAAGGCTTCTATAAGGATCTGAACGACCTCGATTTTGAAAGCCCCTTGGCTCTCGTGCACCAGCGTTATTCTACCAATACGTTCCCGACTTGGCCGCTGGCTCACCCGTTCCGCTACCTCGCTCACAACGGTGAAATCAACACCCTGCGCGGTAACCTGAACAGTCTGCGTGCCCGTGAACCGCTCCTGAAGAGCGAAGTCATCGGTGACGATTTGCCGAAGCTCTTGCCGCTCATTATGCCGGGCCAGAGCGACTCTGCTAGCCTCGATAACATGTTTGAGCTTCTCGTCGCTGCGGGTCGTAGCCTCCCGCATGCGATGATGATGCTCTTGCCGCAGGCTTGGGGCCAGAAGCATTACCTGGGTCGCGACGTGCGTGGCTTCTTTGAATACGAATCCATGCTTATGGAGCCGTGGGATGGCCCTGCCGCCGTCGCTTTCTCTGATGGTGTGAACGCCGGTGCAATCCTTGACCGCAACGGCCTTCGTCCGGCACGTTACACTTTGTGTAAAGACGGTCTCTTCGTGATGGCCTCTGAAACGGGCGTGCTCGACCTGCAGGATGACGAAGTCGAAGAAAAGGGCCGCCTCAAACCCGGTGAAATCATCTACCTCGATCTCGAAAATCACCACATCTTGAAGAACGCCGAAATGAAGGCTTACGTGGCCCGTAGCAAGCCGTACCGCCGCTGGGTCGCCGAAAACAAGATGAGCGTTCGTGGCCTCTTTATCGAAATCAACCCGGCCGATGTTCCTGACGATATTCTGGTGCAGCAGAAGCGCTTCGGTTACTCTGCCGAAGACCTCTCCATCATTTTGCAGCCCATGGCCAAGAACGGTGCAGAACCTATCGGTTCTATGGGTAACGACGCCGCTCTCGCCGTGCTTTCTGACAAGCCGCAGCCGCTGTTCAACTACTTTAAGCAGCTCTTTGCCCAGGTCACAAACCCGCCGATTGACCCGATTCGTGAAGAATTGGTGATGAGCCTTACGACCTACATCGGTAACCACGGCAACATACTCGAAGAAACTCCGGAGCAGGCGCACCTCATCAAGATTCCGCGCCCGATCGTGACCGAAGACGAAATCCGCCGCTTTGAAAACATCGGCGATAAGGCCTTCAAGGCCAAGGAACTCAAGATGCAGTTCCCGCTCGGTGGCAATGGGGAAGTCCTGGAAGCTGCCTTGCAGAACCTCGCTGGCGATGCTGTGCGTGCCGTGAATGATGGTTTCGATATCATCGTTCTGACCGATAAGAACATCGATTGGGGTTACGTGCCTATTCCGTCGCTGCTTGCCACGGCCAGCGTGAACCGCGCCCTTGTGGAAGCCGGTGTACGTCCTGAAATCGGTCTGGTGGTGCAGTCTGGCGAAGTCCGCGAAGTCATGCACTTTGCCTTGTTGCTCGGTTTCGGTGCCACGGTCATCAACCCGTATTTGGCCTTCCAGAGCATTACCAACATGTGCCACAACGGCGACCTCGATGTCGATCCGGTGACGGCTGCCGCCAACTACGTGAAGGCTGTGGACAAGGGCCTCCTCAAGATTATGTCGAAGATGGGTATTTCTACCCTTCGTAGCTACCGCAGCGCCCAGATTTTCGAAGCGGTCGGCCTGAACAAGGAACTCGTCGAAAAGTTCCTGCCGGGAACCGCAAGCCGCATCGAAGGTATCGGCCTCGAAGAAATCGCAACCGAAGTGGGCGAACGCCAGAAGATCGCCTTTGCCGATGCAAGCAAGGTGCTTCAGTCCGGCGGCCAGTACGCTTACCGCAAGGAAGGCGAAAAGCACTTGTGGACTCCGCAGTCCTTGGCGGCGTTCCGTCAGGCTGTGCAGGGTGGCGACTACGAAAAGTTCAAGGTTTACAGCAAGCTGATTAACGATCAGTCTGAACGCCAGGCAACGCTCCGCGGCCTCTTCAAGTTCAAGGAAGCGGCTCCGATTGATATTTCCGAAGTCGAAAGCCGCGAATCCATTGTCAAGCACTTTGTGGCAGGCGCTATGAGCCTTGGTTCTTTGAGCCCTGAAGCTCACGAAACCATCGCTATCGCCATGAACCGCATCGGTGCCATGAGCAACTGCGGTGAAGGTGGTGAAGACCCGGATCGCGATACTCCGGCTCCGAACGGTGATATCCGTAGCTCTGCTATCCGCCAGATTGCTTCGGGCCGCTTTGGTGTCACGATTGACTACCTGCGCCACGCAAAGGATTTGCAGATCAAGATGGCTCAGGGTGCAAAGCCCGGTGAAGGTGGCCAGCTGCCGGCTCACAAGGTGAACGACTTTGTGGCTCGCATCCGTCACAGTACGCCGAATGTGTCGTTGATTTCTCCTCCGCCGCATCATGATATTTACTCTATCGAAGACTTGGCTCAGCTCATTTACGATCTGCGTAACTCCAACCCGAAGGCTCGTGTTTCCGTGAAGCTCGTGTCCGAAGTGGGTGTGGGTACGGTTGCCGCTGGTGTTGCCAAGGCTCATGCCGACGTGGTGCTCATTTCTGGCCACGATGGCGGTACGGGTGCATCTCCGCTCACCTCTATCAAGCATGCCGGCCTTCCGTGGGAACTCGGTATTGCCGAAGCGGAACAGACTCTTGTGCTCAATGACTTGCGCGGTCGTATCAAGCTCCAGGTCGATGGCCAGCTCAAGACGGGCCGCGACATTGTGGTGGCAGCCCTCCTCGGTGCCGAAGAATTCGGCTTTGCTACGAACTTGCTCGTTAGCCTTGGTTGCGTAATGGACCGCAAGTGCCATACGAACCAGTGCCCCATGGGTATTGCAACGCAGGATGCCGACTTCCGCAAGCGCTTTGCTGGCAAGCCGGAATACGTCGAAAACTTCTTGTTCTTCATCGCCGATGAAGTCCGCGAAATCCTCGCAAGCCTCGGTCTCCGCTCTCTCGAAGAAGCCTGCGGCCGTAGCGACCTCCTTGAAAAGGATTCCGCCATCGCCTTCTACAAGGCCAAGAACCTCGACTTCTCCAAGATTTTCGAAACCGTCAAGGGTGGCGTCAAGTCCTTCGACAAGAACTATGTCAAGGAAGAACTGGTCAACTTCGACCGCCGCGAACTCTTGCCGTTCGTCAAGGAAACTCTCGAAAAGGGGACTGCCGTGGAACTCAGCGCGATGGTACACAATACTGACCGTACGGTGGGTACGGAACTTTCCGGCGAAGTGGACGAACACTTTGGCGAGAAGGGCCTTCCCGAAGATACGATCCGCATTCACCTTCAGGGTGTCGCGGGCCAGAGCTTCGGTGCCTTCCTTGCTCCGGGTGTCACGCTCGATTTGGAAGGCGAAGCCAACGACTTTATGGGCAAGGGCCTCTCGGGTGGTAAGATTATCGTGCGTCCGCCGCACAACGCAACCTTCAAGGCCGAAGACAACGTCATTGCCGGTAACGTGATCGGTTATGGTGGTACCAGCGGTAAGGTGTTCATCAATGGTCTTGCTGGCGAACGCTTCGGTATCCGTAACTCCGGTATGCTCCTCGTCTCCGAAGGCGTGGGTGACCACGGTTGCGAATACATGACGGGTGGCCGCGTGGTCGTGCTCGGTCGCGTAGGCGTGAACTTCGCCGCAGGTATGACTGGTGGCTTTGCTTACGTGTACGACGAAACGGGTCACTTCGACCTGAGCTGCAACGTGGGCTCTGTGGACCTTGAAAGCGTGCTTGCCGGTACCGACAGCGAACGCGAACTCATTGACTTTATTGAACAGCATGTTCAGGCAACGGGTAGCGAAAAGGGTAAGCGCATCCTTGAAAACTGGAACAGCGAACGTCCGAAGTTCGTAAAGATCTTCCCGGTCGACTATCGTAACGCATTACAGGGAAAGGTAAAATGA